A genomic segment from Candidatus Baltobacteraceae bacterium encodes:
- a CDS encoding radical SAM protein encodes LEALRDYHTPAALITRSPLVIRDIDVLQQLSLVAGASVSVSIATLDETLARDIEPTVAPPHQRLRAVRMLSDAGIRVNVALAPILPRISDSPENITAVVHAARAAGASSVWHNTLHLHDVTRDAFFGYLRERRPELLAEYASLYRGKYAPGDVAAAVDKRVKEALSSSPRRGLTTIQSRAPLQISLLE; translated from the coding sequence CTTGAGGCATTGCGAGACTATCACACGCCCGCTGCACTGATCACGCGCTCGCCTCTCGTGATTCGTGACATTGACGTCTTACAGCAGCTCTCGCTCGTCGCCGGCGCTAGCGTCTCGGTTAGCATCGCTACCTTAGACGAAACGTTGGCTCGCGACATCGAGCCCACTGTCGCACCACCTCACCAGCGCCTTCGCGCTGTCAGAATGCTCTCCGACGCCGGCATCCGAGTAAACGTAGCCCTTGCACCAATTCTCCCACGAATCTCCGATTCACCGGAGAACATAACGGCCGTTGTCCACGCAGCGCGAGCGGCTGGTGCCTCCAGCGTGTGGCACAACACGCTCCATCTGCACGACGTTACGCGCGATGCATTTTTCGGTTATCTGCGCGAGCGAAGGCCCGAGTTACTTGCAGAATATGCCTCGCTTTACCGCGGTAAATATGCTCCAGGTGACGTAGCTGCTGCCGTTGATAAACGAGTAAAAGAAGCGCTTTCGTCCTCGCCTCGCCGAGGCTTAACGACGATCCAATCGCGAGCGCCCCTGCAGATCAGTCTGCTGGAATAG